A window of Rhododendron vialii isolate Sample 1 chromosome 11a, ASM3025357v1 contains these coding sequences:
- the LOC131307066 gene encoding protein FAR1-RELATED SEQUENCE 5-like: protein MYISLDRTSSKWRVTNFDDSHNHLLHTPETVHMMRTQRKLCESQAISVEIAEATGLPLKLSHDLISAQSRGKEFVGFMREDLKSHLRSRRGRDLQYGEAGILFKYFQKQTIDNPYFFHTMQLDVDEMISNIFWADHQMITDYGLFGDTLSFDTTFRTNKEC from the coding sequence ATGTACATATCGCTTGATCGAACATCATCAAAATGGAGAGTgacgaattttgatgattcccACAATCACTTGTTGCATACTCCTGAAACTGTTCATATGATGAGAACTCAAAGAAAATTGTGTGAGTCCCAAGCTATAAGTGTTGAAATTGCTGAGGCTACTGGGTTACCTCTTAAGTTGTCACATGATCTCATTAGTGCCCAATCAAGAGGGAAGGAATTTGTTGGGTTCATGCGAGAGGATCTTAAAAGTCACTTGCGTTCTagaagagggagggatttgcaATATGGTGAAGCAGGAATTTTGttcaaatattttcagaaacaaACCATTGATAATCCTTACTTCTTTCACACAATGCAATTGGATGTAGATGAGATGATAAGCAACATCTTTTGGGCTGACCATCAGATGATTACAGATTATGGTCTATTCGGGGATACATTGTCTTTTGACACGACTTTTCGGACTAATAAAGAGTGTTGA